One window of the Nocardia huaxiensis genome contains the following:
- a CDS encoding nuclear transport factor 2 family protein has product MLSLQEISDRLEIEDLMVRYSHAVDTHQWHLLDEIFTEDAHIDYTAMGGPAGDLASTKAFLASVMPNFSAFQHLVSNSSVRVEGDHATARTMCHNPMLVAGPEGKRQLMMCGLWYHDTFVRVDGNWRIHQRVEEKSYMFLAADAVPTS; this is encoded by the coding sequence ATGCTGTCCCTGCAGGAGATTTCGGACCGTCTGGAAATCGAGGATCTGATGGTCCGCTACTCCCACGCGGTCGACACCCACCAGTGGCATCTGCTCGACGAGATCTTCACCGAAGACGCGCACATCGACTACACCGCCATGGGCGGCCCGGCCGGAGACCTGGCCTCCACCAAGGCTTTTCTCGCCTCGGTCATGCCGAACTTCTCCGCCTTCCAGCATCTGGTGAGCAACTCTTCGGTGCGGGTGGAGGGCGATCACGCCACCGCCCGCACCATGTGCCACAACCCGATGCTGGTGGCCGGGCCGGAGGGCAAGCGCCAGCTCATGATGTGCGGGCTCTGGTACCACGACACCTTCGTGCGCGTCGACGGCAACTGGCGCATCCATCAGCGCGTGGAGGAGAAGAGCTACATGTTCCTGGCAGCCGACGCCGTGCCCACCAGTTGA